The following nucleotide sequence is from Dethiosulfovibrio salsuginis.
CTGGGGAAACTTGTCTCGTTAGAGATATTGACCAGGAAGCCCCCACTTCTATAAGTGGGGGTAGTTCACACGATCGACCTATTTTAGTCAACCGATCAAAAAATACATCCCATCCTCAAGGCAACTCGCTAAAACTTCTTTATACTCTCACCCTCTCAATACCGTGTATCATATATGCCATAACTTGAAAGGGGTTGATAGGATGGGTTGGAGGTTTAGGGGGACGGTGTTCGCCCTATCGTTGGTGATCGCCGCCACCGCTTGGGGGGAGGAGGTCCTGACACTGGAGGACTGTATGGACATGGCGTCGCTCCACCCCGACCTAGTCGCGGCGGACCGACAGATAGACCTGTCCGACGCAAGGCTATCCAAAGCGGCCTCCCCCTGGAGGACGACTT
It contains:
- a CDS encoding TolC family protein; its protein translation is MGWRFRGTVFALSLVIAATAWGEEVLTLEDCMDMASLHPDLVAADRQIDLSDARLSKAASPWRTTLSLKDRYTVQESRDGSHSGSLGLSQRIFDSGVTGLAVRGSKEDRLSSVEDRASVLQDIRY